In the Topomyia yanbarensis strain Yona2022 chromosome 3, ASM3024719v1, whole genome shotgun sequence genome, one interval contains:
- the LOC131688454 gene encoding LOW QUALITY PROTEIN: decapping nuclease DXO homolog (The sequence of the model RefSeq protein was modified relative to this genomic sequence to represent the inferred CDS: substituted 1 base at 1 genomic stop codon) has translation MQQTNLYPASTLDSTRKFPSISQPKAIGFFSVGPDREYIPSAENLKYLRLPKSAPGKPLQIDLNEGFHIRKPKPDHENYERMYDLLRFVVGNELHLRERISEADPNERLNCEFVCFRGLMRMVMCTPYDXKTGWIILASRYKKTIYLCAKDTPEKIAEEANQTEQLKRICYYGLKFEQHILADDPNSLPDTESPVLESEEFGVLFRRTLEGKRILYCAEMDGIISNESVDKNNLCVDHLQRLEFVEVKVKLIEKNQRKVDNFYRYKTRQWWCQNFLVNIQRIFVGLRDDRGIVDEIKEMSLEELHRSSRKFWSASVCTAFLSQFLDTVQLKMQGINCPHTVYRFDYDPTWSANIFFSVAEGLNNDTFLPNWYCSKILK, from the exons ATGCAGCAAACAAATCTATATCCGGCATCCACGCTCGATAGTAcaagaaaatttccttcaatATCCCAGCCCAAAGCAATCGGTTTCTTTAGCGTAGGTCCGGATCGAGAGTATATACCCTCCGcagaaaatctaaaatatttgcGTTTGCCCAAATCGGCACCGGGTAAACCGTTGCAGATTGATCTGAACGAGGGATTCCATATTCGCAAACCAAAACCGGACCATGAGAATTACGAACGAATGTATGATTTGCTGAGGTTCGTCGTTGGAAATGAGCTGCATCTACGTGAACGCATCTCAGAAGCAGACCCCAACGAACGACTCAACTGTGAGTTTGTTTGTTTCCGGGGTCTGATGCGGATGGTGATGTGTACACCTTACGATTAGAAAACTGGTTGGATAATTTTAGCCAGTCGCTATAAAAAGACTATTTATCTGTGTGCCAAAGATACACCGGAAAAGATTGCAGAGGAAGCGAACCAAACTGAGCAGCTGAAGCGGATCTGTTACTATGGACTCAAGTTTGAGCAGCATATTCTGGCTG ATGACCCTAACAGTCTACCAGACACAGAGTCTCCAGTGCTCGAGTCGGAGGAATTCGGTGTCCTGTTTAGAAGAACACTGGAAGGAAAAAGAATTCTGTATTGTGCTGAAATGGATGGAATCATATCCAACGAATCCGTCGACAAAAATAACCTTTGTGTGGACCATCTTCAGCGACTAGAATTCGTCGAAGTAAAGGTGAAACTAATCGAGAAGAATCAAAGGAAAGTGGACAACTTTTATCGATACAAAACCCGACAATGGTGGTGCCAAAATTTTCTTGTTAATATTCAACGAATCTTCGTTGGTCTGAGGGATGATCGGGGTATTGTCGATGAGATCAAAGAAATGAGTTTGGAAGAGCTCCATCGATCTTCCCGAAAGTTCTGGTCGGCTTCAGTTTGCACCGCTTTCCTCTCACAATTTCTGGAcacagtgcaattgaaaatgCAGGGAATTAACTGTCCTCATACGGTTTACCGGTTTGATTACGACCCTACATGGagtgcaaatattttcttttctgtaGCGGAAGGATTAAACAACGATACATTTCTTCCTAATTGGTACTGTTCTAAGATATTGAAGTAA
- the LOC131693962 gene encoding decapping nuclease DXO homolog yields the protein MLEVYTMQQTNLNPVSTVDSTKEFPTISQPKTIGFFSVGPDREYIPSAENLKYLRLPKSVPDKPLRIDLNEGFQIRKPKPDSAKHERIDHLLRFIVENELHLRERISEADHNKRLNCDFVCFRGLLRMVMCTPYEWKTGWIILASRYKKTIYLCAQDTPEKIAEEANQTEQQKRFCYYGFKFEQHILADDPNSLPDTESPVLESEEFCVLFRTTLERKRIMYGAEMDGIISNESVKNNLCVDHLQRLEFVEVKVKRTETNQRQVDNFYRFKTRNWWCQSFLVNIQRLFVGLRNDGGFVDEIKEMSLKELDRSSRQFWSASVCTAFLSQFLDTVQLKMQGINCPHTVYRFEYDARSGNILFGVQEGRNNDSFLPNWYCSTILK from the exons ATGTTAGAAGTTTATACAATGCAGCAGACAAATCTAAACCCGGTATCCACGGTCGATAGTACAAAGGAATTTCCGACGATATCTCAGCCCAAAACAATCGGATTCTTTAGTGTAGGGCCAGATCGAGAGTACATACCCTCCGcagaaaatctaaaatatttacGTTTACCTAAATCAGTACCGGATAAACCGTTGCGGATTGATCTAAACGAGGGATTCCAAATTCGCAAACCGAAACCAGACAGTGCGAAACATGAACGAATAGATCACTTGCTGAGGTTCATCGTTGAAAATGAGCTGCACCTACGGGAACGCATCTCAGAAGCAGACCACAACAAACGTCTCAACTGTGACTTTGTCTGCTTCCGGGGTCTGCTGCGGATGGTGATGTGCACACCTTACGAGTGGAAAACTGGTTGGATAATTTTAGCCAGTCGCTATAAAAAGACTATTTATCTGTGTGCCCAAGATACACCGGAAAAGATTGCAGAGGAAGCGAACCAAACTGAGCAGCAGAAGCGATTCTGTTACTATGGATTCAAATTTGAGCAGCATATCCTGGCTG ATGATCCTAACAGTCTACCAGACACAGAGTCTCCAGTGCTCGAATCGGAGGAATTCTGTGTCCTGTTTAGAACCACTCTGGAACGAAAAAGGATTATGTACGGTGCTGAAATGGATGGAATCATATCCAACGAATCCGTCAAAAATAACCTTTGTGTGGACCATCTTCAGCGATTAGAATTCGTCGAAGTAAAGGTGAAACGTACCGAGACGAATCAAAGGCAAGTGGACAACTTTTATCGCTTTAAAACCCGAAATTGGTGGTGCCAAAGTTTTCTCGTTAACATTCAACGACTCTTCGTTGGTCTGAGGAATGATGGGGGCTTCGTCGATGAGATCAAAGAAATGAGTTTGAAAGAGCTCGATCGGTCTTCCCGACAGTTCTGGTCGGCTTCAGTTTGCACCGCTTTCCTCTCACAATTTCTGGAcacagtgcaattgaaaatgCAGGGAATAAACTGTCCTCATACGGTTTACCGTTTCGAATATGACGCTAGGAGTGGAAATATTTTGTTTGGTGTTCAAGAAGGGCGAAATAATGATTCGTTTCTTCCTAACTGGTACTGTTCAACGATATTGAAGTAA